The Candidatus Polarisedimenticolaceae bacterium genome includes the window ACGCGCAACCACACGACATCCGACCTCGGGACCCTGCGCCATGGCGACCTCCGCCGTTCGGACCTGGCGGGAACTTAGGTGCCCCATGCCACGGCGGCAACCCGGCCCTTGCTACCCTGCGGGGCCCATGCCGGGACCCGCCTCCCTCCTCGCTCACCACCTCTACGACCTCGCGATCTGCGAGCACCGCGTCGCGCTCGACACCCGCCTGGATCGATCGCTCCGCACCCCTCCCGACGAGGCGGCCCTGCACCTGTTCGAGCGCGGGCTCGCGCTCGAGGCGGAGGTGGGCCGGGCGCTCGGCTGGCCGGAAATCACCGTGGAGGAGGGGGACTGGAGGGGCGCCGCCGATCGGACGACCGCACGCATGCGCGACGGTGCGCCGGGGATCCTGCAAGGGGTGCTCCTGGGGGACCGGCGGCTCGCCCGCCCCGATCTCCTCGAGCGCGTCGAGGGAGAAAGCGCCCTCGGCGGCTGGCACTACGTCCCCGGGGACGTGAAGTCCGCCTTCGAGGCGCGCACCGACGCGGTCCTCCAGATCGGATTCGCCGCGCGCCTGCTCGAGGCCGTACAGGGGAGGCGACCCGCGCATGGGTTCGTGATCCTCGGCGACGGCAGCCGCGAGACCTTCGCACTCGACGACGTCGGCGCCTCGATCGACGCGGCGATCGCCCGCGCCGAGGCGGTCGCCTCCGGCAAGGCCGCCACCGCGCCCTCCTTCTCGGCGGCGTGCGCGCGGTGCCGCTGGCGATCGACGTGCCTTCCCGAGCTCGAGTCGGCGCGCGACGCGTCGTTCGTCCACGGGCTCACGCGGGCGATGCGCTCCGCCCTCGCCCGCCACGGGGTCGCGACGGTGGACGACCTGGCCGCGTGCGATCCCGGCGCGCTCCGGCGCGCGGGGGCTCCCCCCGACGGCCTCGAGCGGCTCCAGCGGCAGGCGCAGGCTCTCCTGCGCGGCGCGGCCTCGGGAACGCGGCCGGTGCGCATCCCCGACGGGGCGGCCCCCGATCGGTTCCTGCGGATCGAGGTCGACCCGCTCGAGGGACGGGAGCCGTTCCTGTTCGCGTGGGGGACGGCGGACCGAGCGGATGCCGCCGTGGCCCTCGACGACCCCGCGCGCCTCCGGGCCTTCGCCCGCCTCGCGCACGACCTCGAGGGGTCCCCCGCGGCGCCGGTCTTCACCTTCGGCGTCGAGACCGCGCGCGCGCTCGGCCGCCTCGCCGACCGCGCCGCGTGGCCCCCCGCCCGGATCGGCGACCTCGAGGGGCGCGTGGTCAACCTCGCCCCCCTCGTGCGGCGCCGCGCGGCGCTCCCGGTCTTCCACTACCGATTCGACGAGGTCGCGGCGTTCGTCGAGCGGCGTCCCCGGCCCGCCCTCGACGCCCCCGAGGACGCCCTCTTCGTGACGCTCGCGGCGGAGCGCGAGCGGGCGGTTCCGGCGCTCGAGGAGGCGGGGCGCCGGTCGGTTGCGTCGCTCGTCGCCATCCGGCGCTGGCTCGGAGGCGCGTCGTGAACGGGCTGTGGGCCCGGCTCGAGCGACTGCTCCACCGCGAGACCCACGCGGCGCGCCTCCAGCATCGCGACCTGATGGCGCAGCCGGTGGAGGACCGCGTCGAGCGCGGGGACAGCCTCGCCGGGCTGACGTTTCTCGGCGAGAGCGAGGCGGGTCTCCGCCTGCGTTGTGCGGAAAACCTCGCGAAGTTCCGTTCCGGCGATCCGCTGCGTCTGTCGAACGGAGACGACGATCCCGGGATCGCCGTGACGTACCACGCCTTCGACGACGCGACGGGGACGGTGACCGTCGAGCGGGATCCCTGGAAGCAGGGCGGGCGCTTCGACCCCTCGCGGCCGCTCCAGCTCGATCCCGTCGACGGCTCCCTCAACGCCCTCGCGCTGGAGGCGATCGAGCTGCTGCTCGCGCGGAGGACCGCGGAAGCCGAAGCGGCACGGGCGGTCCTCGAGCGGCGCGCGGAGGTGCGCGACGGCCGACCCGTGGAGCTGATCCAGGGACCGCCCGGCTCCGGAAAGACCCATCGCCTCGCGCATGCGGTCGCGGCGATGGCGCGCGGGGGGGAGCGCGTCCTGGTCACCGCGCACACGCATCGCGCGGTCAATCAGGCGCTGCGTCGCCTCGCGGAGGTCGCCCCGGACGTCGAGGTCGTGAAGGCAGGGAAGCCGGCCGGCGCCGACGACCTGCGGCGAACCCGCGTGATCCAGGCCCCTTCGATGCGACGCCTCCCGC containing:
- a CDS encoding TM0106 family RecB-like putative nuclease, giving the protein MPGPASLLAHHLYDLAICEHRVALDTRLDRSLRTPPDEAALHLFERGLALEAEVGRALGWPEITVEEGDWRGAADRTTARMRDGAPGILQGVLLGDRRLARPDLLERVEGESALGGWHYVPGDVKSAFEARTDAVLQIGFAARLLEAVQGRRPAHGFVILGDGSRETFALDDVGASIDAAIARAEAVASGKAATAPSFSAACARCRWRSTCLPELESARDASFVHGLTRAMRSALARHGVATVDDLAACDPGALRRAGAPPDGLERLQRQAQALLRGAASGTRPVRIPDGAAPDRFLRIEVDPLEGREPFLFAWGTADRADAAVALDDPARLRAFARLAHDLEGSPAAPVFTFGVETARALGRLADRAAWPPARIGDLEGRVVNLAPLVRRRAALPVFHYRFDEVAAFVERRPRPALDAPEDALFVTLAAERERAVPALEEAGRRSVASLVAIRRWLGGAS